The proteins below are encoded in one region of Casimicrobium huifangae:
- a CDS encoding formate dehydrogenase gives MKNGKSGADLKRRGFLLAGGTGAVGAVAVAMSPTSAPVTTAAKRAPVNGDAGYQESEHVRTYYDLARV, from the coding sequence ATGAAAAACGGTAAGTCCGGCGCTGATCTCAAGCGTCGCGGTTTTTTGCTGGCTGGTGGAACTGGCGCGGTCGGCGCCGTGGCGGTTGCCATGTCACCCACGTCGGCGCCGGTGACCACTGCGGCCAAGCGCGCGCCGGTTAACGGAGACGCCGGTTATCAGGAAAGCGAACACGTTCGCACCTACTACGATCTGGCGCGCGTCTAG
- a CDS encoding 4Fe-4S binding protein, with protein sequence MPFAATALTEAARAAGADRVETFEAMCQHQLERFGAVLEGDAVVACTQEARLLTEVAADLPKVSTVRFFNIRETAGWATEAPFATPKLAALIASAMLPDAEPTTQVSYKSAGQTLIIGALADAIAVANLLKGSVPVSVLATTREGDTAGELPATRDFAVVTGSKVRATGWLGAFDVQWQQANPIDLDACTRCGACVKACPEQAIDASFQVDLQRCKSHRACVAACGEIGAIDFSRIEAERSGRFDVVLNLTAQPLFTQHQPPQGYFQPGDDAMARLRAITEIVALTGEFEKPKFFDYRPRICAHGRNRKSGCTQCVDVCSTRAIASRGDQIEVSPQLCMGCGACTTVCPSGALSYTVPRVADLGAQIKTVLRTYHGAGGKDAILLLHDGEQGAAAIAALARHGEGLPARCIPLALHHAAAAGLDVWLGAVAYGATEVAVLVTPSVAPEYLITLSAQAAVANRILAALGYQGARVRIVDERELAFPAWAETRGLGVRVAAGFNLSNDKRGTLDAVFAHLHEHAPTPVPLISLDAGAPFGAIAADADRCTMCLACVGSCPEGALADNPEKLELRFVESKCVQCGLCQKTCPERAITLVPRLNLVAEAKKPVVLNAAEILNCTRCSKPLGAKKMIENMAGKLASHSMFADERSKARIFMCADCRVADLYSEEKPLDVRDLPR encoded by the coding sequence ATGCCCTTTGCCGCGACCGCGCTGACCGAGGCCGCGCGCGCTGCTGGCGCCGACCGCGTTGAGACTTTCGAGGCCATGTGCCAGCATCAGCTCGAACGCTTTGGTGCAGTCCTTGAAGGCGATGCCGTTGTGGCCTGCACGCAGGAAGCGCGCCTGCTGACCGAGGTGGCCGCCGATTTGCCCAAGGTATCGACTGTCCGCTTTTTCAATATCCGTGAGACGGCCGGTTGGGCCACAGAGGCACCGTTCGCGACGCCGAAGCTCGCTGCCCTGATTGCCAGTGCGATGTTGCCGGACGCCGAGCCCACCACGCAGGTGAGCTACAAAAGCGCCGGGCAGACGCTGATCATCGGTGCGCTGGCCGATGCGATAGCCGTGGCCAATCTGCTGAAGGGGTCCGTACCGGTCAGCGTGCTGGCAACGACTAGAGAGGGTGACACAGCCGGCGAGTTGCCCGCCACGCGAGATTTTGCGGTGGTCACTGGCTCCAAGGTCCGCGCGACGGGATGGCTGGGCGCGTTCGACGTGCAGTGGCAACAGGCGAACCCGATCGACCTTGACGCATGTACCCGCTGTGGCGCCTGCGTGAAGGCTTGTCCGGAGCAGGCCATTGATGCCAGCTTTCAGGTCGATCTGCAGAGGTGCAAATCGCATCGCGCCTGCGTCGCAGCCTGCGGCGAGATTGGCGCGATCGACTTTTCGCGAATTGAAGCTGAGCGCAGCGGCCGTTTCGACGTTGTTCTCAATCTCACCGCGCAACCGCTGTTCACGCAACACCAGCCGCCGCAGGGCTATTTTCAGCCGGGCGACGATGCCATGGCGCGTTTGCGTGCGATCACGGAAATCGTGGCGTTGACCGGTGAGTTCGAGAAGCCGAAATTCTTTGACTATCGCCCGCGCATTTGTGCGCATGGCCGCAATCGCAAGAGCGGATGTACGCAGTGCGTCGATGTCTGCTCTACGCGCGCCATCGCGTCAAGGGGGGACCAGATTGAGGTGTCGCCGCAGCTTTGCATGGGCTGCGGTGCCTGCACCACCGTGTGCCCATCCGGGGCGCTGAGCTACACGGTGCCGCGCGTGGCTGATCTCGGAGCGCAGATCAAGACGGTGCTGCGCACTTACCACGGTGCTGGTGGCAAGGATGCCATTCTGCTGCTGCACGACGGCGAGCAGGGCGCAGCAGCAATCGCCGCGTTGGCCCGCCACGGCGAAGGCCTGCCAGCACGCTGCATTCCGCTGGCGTTGCATCACGCGGCGGCGGCCGGGCTTGACGTCTGGCTCGGTGCCGTCGCCTACGGCGCCACCGAGGTCGCGGTGCTGGTCACACCGTCGGTGGCGCCGGAATACCTGATCACGCTCAGCGCGCAGGCGGCCGTCGCGAATCGCATACTCGCTGCGCTTGGCTATCAGGGGGCACGCGTCCGCATTGTGGATGAGCGCGAGCTGGCGTTCCCGGCCTGGGCCGAGACGCGCGGCCTGGGCGTACGCGTTGCGGCGGGCTTTAACCTGAGCAACGACAAGCGTGGGACGCTGGACGCTGTTTTTGCTCATTTGCATGAGCATGCACCGACACCAGTGCCATTGATCTCGCTGGACGCCGGGGCGCCGTTCGGGGCGATTGCGGCGGATGCGGATCGTTGCACGATGTGCCTCGCCTGCGTGGGCAGTTGCCCCGAGGGTGCGCTGGCTGATAACCCCGAAAAGCTGGAGCTTCGCTTTGTCGAGAGCAAGTGCGTGCAATGCGGGCTATGCCAGAAGACCTGCCCGGAACGGGCGATCACGCTGGTACCGCGACTTAACCTCGTTGCTGAAGCGAAAAAGCCGGTGGTGCTGAACGCGGCGGAAATTCTTAATTGCACACGTTGCAGCAAGCCGCTGGGTGCCAAGAAGATGATTGAAAACATGGCTGGCAAACTCGCCTCGCACAGCATGTTCGCCGACGAACGGTCGAAGGCCCGCATCTTCATGTGTGCCGACTGTCGCGTCGCGGACCTCTACAGCGAAGAAAAGCCGCTGGACGTCCGGGACCTGCCACGATGA
- the fdh3B gene encoding formate dehydrogenase FDH3 subunit beta, which produces MARMKFICDAERCIECNGCVTACKNEHDVPWGVNRRRVVTLNDGIVGAERSISVACMHCSDAPCQAVCPVNCFYKTEDGVVLHDKDLCIGCGYCFYACPFGAPQFPQAGAFGLRGKMDKCTFCAGGPEKDHSKAEVEKYGRNRLAEGKLPACAEMCSTKALLAGDGDVLSDIYRERVMRRGRGGDLWGHATAYGRPDAKQAAPAAAQPAAQKS; this is translated from the coding sequence ATGGCACGAATGAAGTTTATTTGTGACGCCGAGCGCTGCATCGAGTGCAATGGCTGTGTCACTGCCTGCAAGAACGAGCATGATGTTCCCTGGGGTGTGAACCGCCGCCGCGTGGTCACGCTCAATGACGGCATCGTTGGCGCCGAGCGCTCAATCTCGGTCGCCTGCATGCATTGTTCGGACGCGCCTTGCCAGGCGGTGTGCCCCGTCAACTGCTTCTACAAGACTGAAGACGGTGTCGTCTTGCACGACAAGGATCTCTGCATTGGCTGCGGTTACTGCTTCTATGCCTGCCCGTTTGGTGCGCCGCAATTCCCGCAGGCGGGTGCATTCGGCCTGCGTGGCAAGATGGACAAGTGCACGTTCTGCGCCGGTGGTCCCGAGAAGGATCACAGCAAGGCTGAAGTCGAGAAGTACGGCCGCAATCGTCTCGCCGAAGGCAAGCTGCCGGCGTGTGCAGAAATGTGCTCCACCAAGGCATTGCTGGCGGGCGACGGTGATGTGCTCTCCGACATCTATCGTGAGCGCGTGATGCGGCGCGGTCGTGGCGGTGACCTCTGGGGGCATGCCACCGCATACGGTCGCCCGGACGCCAAGCAGGCTGCCCCCGCAGCGGCTCAGCCGGCAGCGCAAAAATCATGA
- a CDS encoding TorD/DmsD family molecular chaperone, protein MSDHDNTAAGAAPVSFRTWISPEDHGRANFYALISRLFADAPDAPLLRAIAGSPPLATDDDGMPLALAWSRLIAACTVVDVDAAAAEYETLFVGVGKAPLNLHASHHLTGFMMEQPLADVRTALATLGFARVGAQTMVEDHLSALCEVMRLLIVGGSGVEPAPLAVQRRFFEAHIAPWFDRCCAAIAESSLANFYRVVAQFTCNYLQIERDAFAIGE, encoded by the coding sequence ATGAGCGATCACGACAACACAGCCGCTGGTGCGGCACCGGTCTCTTTCCGCACGTGGATTTCGCCGGAGGATCACGGTCGCGCCAATTTCTACGCGCTGATTTCGCGGCTGTTTGCCGATGCTCCGGACGCCCCCTTGCTGCGGGCGATCGCAGGGTCGCCGCCGCTTGCTACCGACGACGACGGCATGCCGCTGGCGCTGGCGTGGTCACGCCTTATCGCCGCGTGTACCGTTGTGGACGTTGATGCCGCAGCGGCGGAGTACGAGACACTTTTTGTCGGCGTCGGCAAGGCGCCGCTGAATTTGCATGCTTCCCACCACCTGACCGGGTTCATGATGGAGCAGCCGCTGGCGGATGTGCGTACCGCCCTTGCAACACTAGGGTTTGCCCGCGTCGGAGCACAAACGATGGTCGAGGATCACCTGTCTGCTCTGTGCGAAGTGATGCGCTTGCTCATTGTGGGCGGCAGCGGGGTTGAGCCAGCGCCCCTTGCCGTGCAGCGCCGGTTTTTTGAGGCACACATCGCGCCCTGGTTTGATCGATGTTGCGCCGCAATAGCGGAATCCTCGCTTGCCAATTTCTATCGCGTCGTTGCACAATTCACATGTAATTACTTGCAGATTGAGCGTGACGCGTTCGCAATTGGCGAGTAG
- a CDS encoding formate dehydrogenase subunit alpha has product MLVRKSHHVDGTPLSAPTVRRFSASRQSNTLDRRSFLKRSGIGLGAGAFASQLPLGVIGKAEAADAPAAGAKAEVKRTVCTHCSVGCAIDAIVENGVWTRQEPVFDSPINLGAHCAKGAAIREHGHGEHRLKYPMKLVNGKYVRISWEQAMSEVGDKLLDLRKTAGPDSVFWVGSSKHNNEQAYMFRKFVSMFGSNNCDHQARICHSTTVAGVANTWGYGAMTNSYNDMQNTKCALYIGSNAAEAHPVSMLHMLHAKETGAKMIVVDPRYTRTAAKADEYVRIRSGSDIPFLFGLLHHVFKNGWEDKKYINDRVYGMDKIKEEVMTKWTPDKVEEACGVPEARMAEIAKMFATNRPSTIVWCMGQTQHTIGNAMVRASCILQLALGNIGVSGGGANIFRGHDNVQGATDVGPNPDSLPGYYGIATGAWKHWATVWGVDYEWLKKQFASQAMMEKPGMTVSRWIDGVLDPNETIDQDSNLRAIVYWGHAPNSQTRGPEMKKAMEKVDLMVIIDPYPTASAAMPDRKDGVYLLPACTQFETSGSATASNRSIQWRERVIAPLFESQTDHAIMYAFAKKFGFAEQFAKNCKIVKPDGERKWEEPLIEDILREINKGTWTIGYTGQSPERLKLHMKHMNTFDPKTLKANGGPCNGDYFGLPWPCYGTPEMKHPGSPNLYDTSKHVMDGGGNFRANFGVERDGVSLLAEDGSYSKGADLTTGYPELDHVLLKKLGWWDELTEAEKKGAEGKNWKTDLTGGQIRVFMKNHGCHPFGNAKARAVVWNFPDAIPQHREPLYGTSAELAKKYPTHADKGGAFWRLKTLYKSVQDKAVADKVYEKFPLVLTSGRLVEYEGGGEETRSNPWLAELQQENFIEINTKDANDRDVRNNDYVWVKAATGAQIKVKALVTERVGPGTTFIPFHFSGWWQGKDLLEKYPDGAAPIVRAEAVNTATTYGYDSVTMMQETKTTVCQVVKA; this is encoded by the coding sequence ATGCTGGTTCGCAAATCTCACCACGTTGACGGCACGCCGCTGTCTGCCCCTACCGTCCGCCGCTTCAGTGCAAGTCGCCAGAGCAATACGCTCGACCGCCGCAGTTTTCTCAAGCGCTCGGGCATTGGCCTTGGCGCCGGTGCGTTCGCCAGCCAGCTGCCGCTGGGAGTGATCGGCAAGGCGGAAGCTGCCGACGCACCTGCCGCAGGTGCAAAGGCGGAAGTCAAGCGCACGGTTTGCACCCACTGTTCGGTCGGATGCGCTATTGACGCAATCGTCGAGAACGGCGTGTGGACGCGGCAGGAGCCGGTTTTTGATTCGCCGATCAACCTCGGCGCCCACTGTGCCAAAGGTGCCGCGATTCGCGAGCACGGCCATGGCGAACATCGCCTGAAATACCCAATGAAACTGGTGAACGGCAAGTACGTTCGCATCAGTTGGGAACAGGCCATGAGCGAGGTGGGCGACAAGCTGCTCGACCTGCGCAAGACGGCCGGGCCGGACAGCGTGTTCTGGGTTGGTTCGTCGAAGCACAACAACGAACAGGCCTACATGTTCCGCAAGTTTGTGAGCATGTTTGGCTCCAACAACTGTGACCATCAGGCCCGCATCTGCCACTCGACTACGGTCGCCGGCGTAGCCAATACCTGGGGCTACGGTGCGATGACCAACTCGTACAACGACATGCAGAACACCAAGTGTGCGCTGTATATCGGTTCCAATGCCGCCGAGGCGCACCCGGTGTCGATGCTGCATATGCTGCACGCCAAGGAAACCGGCGCCAAGATGATCGTGGTTGACCCGCGCTATACGCGCACGGCTGCGAAGGCGGACGAATACGTGCGCATCCGCTCAGGCTCGGACATTCCGTTCCTGTTTGGCCTGCTGCATCACGTCTTCAAGAACGGCTGGGAAGACAAGAAGTACATCAATGATCGTGTCTACGGCATGGACAAGATCAAGGAAGAGGTGATGACCAAGTGGACGCCGGACAAGGTCGAAGAGGCCTGCGGCGTGCCCGAGGCGCGTATGGCCGAGATCGCGAAAATGTTCGCAACCAACCGGCCGTCCACCATCGTGTGGTGCATGGGGCAGACCCAGCACACCATCGGTAACGCGATGGTTCGCGCCAGCTGCATCCTGCAACTGGCGCTCGGCAACATTGGCGTGTCCGGCGGCGGCGCCAACATCTTCCGTGGTCACGACAACGTTCAAGGTGCCACCGACGTCGGCCCCAATCCGGATTCGCTGCCCGGTTACTACGGCATTGCGACCGGTGCCTGGAAGCACTGGGCAACGGTGTGGGGTGTTGACTACGAGTGGCTGAAGAAGCAGTTCGCCTCGCAGGCGATGATGGAAAAGCCTGGCATGACGGTGTCGCGCTGGATCGACGGTGTGCTCGATCCGAACGAGACCATTGATCAGGATTCCAACCTGCGCGCCATCGTCTATTGGGGCCACGCGCCGAACTCGCAGACACGCGGCCCGGAAATGAAAAAGGCGATGGAAAAGGTCGATTTGATGGTGATCATCGACCCGTATCCAACGGCCTCGGCGGCGATGCCCGATCGCAAGGACGGTGTTTACCTGTTGCCGGCGTGCACCCAGTTTGAGACCAGTGGCTCGGCCACGGCATCGAACCGCTCGATCCAGTGGCGCGAGCGGGTGATCGCTCCGCTGTTCGAATCACAGACTGATCACGCGATCATGTACGCGTTCGCGAAGAAGTTCGGCTTTGCCGAGCAGTTCGCCAAGAACTGCAAGATCGTGAAGCCTGATGGCGAGCGCAAGTGGGAAGAACCGTTGATCGAAGACATTCTTCGCGAGATCAACAAGGGCACCTGGACGATTGGCTACACCGGGCAATCGCCGGAGCGCCTGAAGCTTCACATGAAGCACATGAACACCTTCGATCCGAAAACGCTCAAGGCGAACGGTGGTCCCTGCAACGGTGATTACTTTGGCCTGCCGTGGCCCTGCTATGGCACCCCGGAAATGAAGCATCCGGGCTCGCCCAATCTGTACGACACGTCCAAGCATGTGATGGACGGTGGCGGCAATTTCCGCGCGAACTTTGGCGTCGAGCGCGATGGCGTGTCGCTGCTGGCCGAAGACGGTTCGTATTCGAAGGGGGCCGACCTGACGACTGGCTACCCTGAGCTTGATCACGTGTTGCTCAAGAAGCTTGGCTGGTGGGACGAACTCACCGAAGCAGAGAAGAAGGGCGCCGAGGGCAAGAACTGGAAGACTGACCTCACGGGCGGTCAAATCCGTGTATTCATGAAGAACCACGGCTGTCATCCCTTTGGCAATGCCAAAGCGCGCGCGGTTGTATGGAACTTCCCGGATGCAATTCCGCAGCACCGTGAACCGCTCTATGGCACCAGCGCCGAACTGGCGAAGAAGTATCCGACTCATGCCGACAAAGGCGGTGCCTTCTGGCGACTGAAGACGCTGTACAAGTCAGTGCAGGACAAAGCAGTGGCTGACAAGGTCTATGAAAAATTCCCCCTGGTGCTGACCTCGGGCCGCCTTGTTGAATATGAGGGTGGCGGCGAAGAAACTCGCAGTAACCCTTGGCTGGCCGAGTTGCAGCAGGAGAACTTCATCGAGATCAACACGAAGGACGCCAATGATCGCGATGTGCGCAACAACGACTACGTGTGGGTCAAGGCGGCGACTGGTGCACAGATCAAGGTGAAGGCGCTGGTTACCGAACGTGTCGGGCCAGGAACGACCTTCATTCCGTTCCACTTCTCGGGGTGGTGGCAGGGCAAGGACCTGCTCGAGAAATATCCCGACGGTGCAGCCCCAATCGTGCGTGCTGAAGCAGTCAACACTGCAACCACCTACGGGTACGACTCGGTCACGATGATGCAGGAAACCAAGACCACGGTTTGCCAAGTGGTAAAGGCCTAA
- a CDS encoding formate dehydrogenase subunit gamma, translating to MKRLIAWVGALALGGSLLAGTMSAQQSSGPSLPREELTQQQQQRTVQQPYNNAPIWKEVRGAVQGYASIPAPEAGVLIQDGGQNWRALRNGKVSVIGGWALVVMALVVAAFYMWRGTIQLHEAPSGRMLPRFSVVERMSHWTTAITFCVLAVSGLIMAFGKTLLIPVFGFTLFSWLAIIAKNLHNFLGPLFVLSCIVTFVVFVRDNVPKLVDIKWVASFGGLFSDGHVPSEKFNAGEKVWFWGGVTVLGLVVGISGLVLNFPNFGQTRATMQIASLVHLAGAILFMLGALGHIYMGTLGVAGAYGAMKTGEVDEVWAKEHHEIWYHKAKAEAAKPQSQTPAQGKPAIVGGDD from the coding sequence ATGAAGCGCTTGATTGCGTGGGTGGGAGCACTGGCGCTCGGTGGCTCACTGCTGGCGGGCACAATGTCTGCCCAGCAAAGCTCCGGGCCGTCGCTGCCTCGTGAAGAGCTGACGCAGCAACAGCAGCAGCGTACCGTGCAGCAGCCGTACAACAACGCGCCGATCTGGAAGGAAGTGCGTGGTGCAGTTCAGGGCTACGCCAGCATTCCGGCGCCGGAGGCGGGTGTGCTGATCCAGGATGGCGGGCAGAACTGGCGGGCTTTGCGCAACGGCAAGGTGTCGGTCATCGGCGGCTGGGCGCTGGTGGTCATGGCGCTGGTGGTCGCTGCGTTCTACATGTGGCGCGGCACGATCCAGTTGCATGAGGCGCCGTCTGGCCGGATGCTGCCGCGTTTTTCGGTGGTTGAACGCATGTCGCACTGGACAACGGCGATCACGTTCTGCGTTCTTGCTGTATCCGGATTGATCATGGCGTTTGGCAAGACGCTGTTGATCCCGGTGTTCGGCTTTACGCTGTTCTCGTGGCTGGCGATCATCGCCAAGAATCTGCATAACTTCCTTGGTCCGCTATTCGTGCTGAGCTGTATCGTGACTTTCGTCGTGTTTGTTCGCGACAATGTGCCGAAGCTCGTCGACATCAAGTGGGTCGCCAGTTTTGGCGGGCTTTTCTCGGACGGGCATGTGCCCAGCGAAAAATTCAATGCTGGTGAGAAAGTCTGGTTCTGGGGTGGTGTGACGGTGCTTGGCCTGGTGGTGGGCATCTCTGGCCTCGTGCTTAACTTCCCGAACTTCGGACAAACGCGGGCTACCATGCAGATAGCGAGCCTGGTGCATCTGGCTGGCGCCATCCTGTTCATGCTCGGTGCGCTGGGGCACATCTACATGGGCACACTCGGCGTGGCGGGCGCCTATGGTGCGATGAAGACCGGAGAAGTTGACGAGGTGTGGGCGAAAGAGCACCACGAGATCTGGTACCACAAGGCAAAGGCTGAGGCTGCGAAACCTCAGTCGCAGACGCCTGCCCAAGGCAAGCCGGCTATTGTCGGAGGAGATGATTGA
- a CDS encoding DUF3306 domain-containing protein, which translates to MAEKSNELPTSTADERFTLSRWSRLKRGAGAVPAVATDEGPLSPKPSLDAAPGSAASAAASGPTAAAGDLQLPPLSSISLNADFTPFMQAKVPAALRQQALKALFREPHFNAMDGLDTYIDDYTQFEPIAPEVLEKLSAWQAIKNPPQMVVADGGYAVDVTSDEGRAILAARAARDAEDNPQEDSAAEAAADSPDTPPPPALHARYGTRVGDFSAATAADPEPALTDPVPDSVTPVPAHAGSTGAASDKPPAP; encoded by the coding sequence GGCTGAAAAAAGTAACGAGCTGCCAACGTCTACCGCAGACGAGCGCTTCACGCTGTCGCGCTGGTCGCGACTCAAGCGCGGCGCCGGGGCTGTGCCCGCTGTCGCTACGGACGAAGGCCCTCTCAGCCCCAAACCATCATTGGACGCGGCGCCGGGGTCTGCCGCGTCTGCAGCGGCCAGTGGGCCAACCGCCGCTGCCGGGGACTTGCAATTGCCTCCGCTGTCGTCGATTTCGCTGAATGCCGATTTCACCCCTTTCATGCAGGCGAAGGTACCGGCAGCGCTGCGCCAGCAGGCCCTGAAGGCCCTGTTCCGCGAGCCACACTTCAATGCGATGGACGGGCTCGACACCTACATCGACGACTACACGCAATTCGAGCCGATTGCACCCGAGGTGCTGGAAAAGCTCTCCGCCTGGCAGGCGATCAAGAATCCGCCACAGATGGTGGTCGCCGACGGCGGCTATGCGGTCGATGTGACCAGCGACGAAGGGCGGGCGATTCTCGCTGCCCGCGCGGCGCGTGACGCGGAAGACAACCCGCAGGAGGACAGTGCGGCCGAGGCCGCTGCCGACTCGCCTGACACCCCGCCGCCGCCCGCTTTGCATGCCCGGTATGGCACCCGTGTTGGCGACTTTTCCGCAGCTACGGCTGCTGACCCCGAACCTGCGCTGACCGATCCCGTGCCTGATTCAGTGACCCCGGTACCCGCACACGCCGGCAGCACTGGCGCTGCGTCAGACAAACCACCTGCACCATGA